A single Ignavibacteriales bacterium DNA region contains:
- a CDS encoding cytochrome C translates to MNIKIVYSSFVSACFLFLLAGSSFFNQNAIAETEKENHIKFSHKLHQDLSSCQDCHVPATTAADLKGRLLPDKDKCAECHDVNDSDACGTCHATDDYQAFTERKPSELIFSHVQHIEEGTDCQLCHAGIGENEQLTNFSNYNPGMATCNTCHAETKLASNACETCHLNTADLTPETHLTANFSRSHKFMAGSPTADCMMCHDNNSCDECHSSTTALDVNNTSGSFYTPYGGQALFSPRKLQKIQKAHELNYRFTHGLDAKNKSADCQSCHQVETFCGECHAGDGQDFALAGVIPASHGKAGFIMLGVGSGGGTHATLAKRDIENCASCHDTQGADPACILCHSDPDGIKGTNSKTHIKGFLSSVNGDWHDDASSICYTCHTDANARPSGIAGIGFCGYCHGAK, encoded by the coding sequence ATGAACATCAAAATAGTTTACTCCTCTTTTGTATCAGCATGTTTTCTCTTTCTTCTTGCAGGTTCATCATTCTTTAATCAGAATGCAATAGCTGAAACAGAAAAAGAAAACCATATTAAATTCTCACATAAGCTTCATCAGGATTTATCTTCCTGTCAGGATTGCCATGTCCCGGCTACAACTGCAGCCGACCTGAAAGGCAGACTGCTCCCTGATAAAGATAAATGCGCTGAATGCCATGATGTGAATGACAGTGATGCCTGCGGCACGTGTCACGCAACTGATGACTATCAGGCATTTACTGAAAGAAAACCGTCTGAACTGATATTCAGCCACGTACAGCATATTGAAGAAGGCACTGACTGCCAGCTTTGCCATGCTGGTATTGGTGAAAACGAACAGTTGACAAATTTCTCAAACTACAATCCCGGAATGGCAACATGCAATACCTGTCACGCTGAGACAAAGCTGGCTTCTAACGCATGCGAAACCTGCCACCTGAATACAGCTGACCTGACTCCAGAGACGCATCTCACTGCAAATTTCAGCAGGTCACATAAATTCATGGCTGGATCACCAACTGCGGACTGTATGATGTGCCATGACAACAATTCATGCGATGAGTGTCATAGCTCCACAACCGCCCTTGATGTTAACAATACTTCAGGCAGTTTTTATACTCCATATGGAGGTCAGGCACTATTCTCACCGCGCAAACTGCAGAAAATTCAGAAAGCACATGAGCTGAATTACCGCTTTACTCATGGTCTTGATGCAAAGAATAAATCTGCTGACTGCCAGTCATGTCATCAGGTTGAAACCTTCTGCGGTGAATGTCACGCAGGTGACGGGCAGGACTTCGCTCTGGCCGGTGTAATTCCAGCCTCTCACGGCAAAGCAGGATTTATCATGCTGGGTGTTGGCAGTGGCGGCGGAACCCATGCCACTCTCGCAAAGCGTGATATAGAAAACTGTGCATCCTGTCATGATACTCAGGGAGCAGACCCGGCATGTATACTCTGCCATTCTGATCCTGACGGAATAAAAGGCACAAACTCCAAGACGCATATCAAAGGATTCCTTTCTTCCGTGAATGGAGACTGGCATGATGATGCTTCTTCTATCTGCTATACTTGTCACACAGATGCTAATGCCAGACCTTCGGGAATAGCTGGTATAGGTTTCTGCGGTTATTGTCACGGAGCTAAATAG
- a CDS encoding cytochrome C554: MKTLFFSLIAVFFLYSAGDVFAQDKQEFTYIGVDACAPCHKTEKQGKQLEIWKNSKHANAYNTLLTPEADKIAKDLGFETPAAKTENCLKCHASGYNVEPAKLGKKFKIEEGVQCETCHGPGSGYKDMKVMKDRQLSIENGLVIYEDLEKYCVTCHNSESPTYVARDMKEAWELIKHPVPQQK, from the coding sequence ATGAAAACGTTATTTTTTTCACTGATCGCTGTTTTTTTTCTTTATTCGGCCGGAGATGTTTTCGCGCAGGATAAACAAGAATTTACGTATATCGGCGTAGACGCCTGCGCTCCCTGTCATAAAACAGAAAAGCAGGGCAAACAGCTCGAAATATGGAAAAACAGCAAACATGCCAATGCATACAACACCCTCCTTACCCCTGAAGCTGATAAAATAGCAAAAGATCTCGGATTTGAAACTCCGGCGGCAAAAACCGAAAACTGCCTGAAATGCCATGCTTCCGGTTATAATGTTGAACCGGCAAAACTTGGCAAAAAGTTTAAAATTGAAGAGGGCGTTCAGTGCGAAACCTGCCACGGTCCTGGTTCAGGTTACAAGGATATGAAAGTCATGAAAGACAGACAGCTCTCAATCGAAAATGGTCTGGTAATCTATGAAGATCTTGAAAAATATTGCGTAACATGCCATAATTCCGAAAGCCCGACTTATGTCGCAAGAGATATGAAAGAGGCCTGGGAATTAATTAAACATCCGGTTCCACAGCAGAAATAA
- a CDS encoding ATP-binding cassette domain-containing protein codes for MNSLETVNLVKQFGKIRAVDDVSFSVPDNRIFGLIGRNGAGKTTTIRMIMNIIAPDSGEVFYKGEKIGEKFRSLVGYLPEERGLYKKMKVFDIISFFADVKGKSPAQVKGRAEYYLKKFELFDRRFSKVDELSKGNQQKVQFISTIIHDPDFIILDEPFSGLDPVNTELLKEIILELKSEGKIIILSTHLMDFAEKLCDDIVLINHGKVVLSGTLQDLKSRFAGDVALLETNDDVQFLTESEFVERVGRNGNQYSVRLKNREYAHNLLAELLNREIQIQRYAVNDISLHEIFIQVAGNENGKSNGGGK; via the coding sequence TTGAATTCACTTGAAACAGTAAACCTTGTAAAACAATTTGGCAAAATCCGGGCTGTGGATGATGTCTCTTTTTCGGTTCCGGATAACCGGATTTTTGGGTTAATTGGCCGAAATGGTGCCGGTAAAACCACAACAATCAGAATGATCATGAATATCATTGCCCCTGACAGTGGAGAGGTTTTTTATAAAGGAGAAAAAATCGGAGAAAAATTCCGGTCTCTGGTCGGGTACCTGCCCGAGGAGCGGGGACTTTACAAAAAAATGAAGGTATTTGACATAATCAGCTTTTTCGCTGATGTGAAAGGGAAATCGCCTGCCCAGGTGAAAGGGAGAGCGGAATATTATCTGAAAAAATTTGAACTTTTTGACCGCAGGTTTAGTAAGGTGGATGAACTTTCGAAAGGAAACCAGCAAAAAGTTCAGTTTATTAGTACGATCATCCACGATCCTGATTTTATCATTTTAGATGAGCCGTTTTCAGGCCTTGATCCCGTTAATACAGAATTGTTAAAAGAGATCATTCTTGAGTTAAAATCGGAAGGAAAAATCATTATACTCTCGACCCATCTCATGGATTTTGCCGAGAAACTGTGTGATGACATTGTGCTTATAAATCATGGTAAAGTAGTTCTTTCAGGTACATTGCAGGACCTTAAAAGCCGGTTTGCAGGGGATGTGGCACTTCTTGAAACAAACGATGACGTGCAATTTCTGACAGAATCTGAGTTTGTTGAGAGGGTTGGCAGAAACGGAAATCAGTATTCAGTAAGACTGAAGAACCGCGAATATGCTCATAACCTGTTGGCCGAACTGTTGAACCGCGAAATCCAGATACAGCGGTATGCAGTAAATGATATCAGTCTTCATGAAATATTTATTCAGGTTGCGGGCAATGAGAACGGAAAATCAAACGGAGGTGGAAAATGA
- a CDS encoding ABC transporter permease has product MKGMKAILRRELREKLLSKSFITMTLLIPLFIFGIMALQTYIMTYEDDKNVVLILASESDQLLQELKKEFSEQEYVKNGFYLLRYEHLNGITKDESLEKFKKDITKEVVTGYFYLPEKALSDKSITYYSLNPNNRTIFSKVRDQINKVLMDMYFRDKQLSEEELFFAKKWVDIKGMRVGLDESIEEESYGNSVVAFLFSFLLYMSLLMSGTIMMKSVLEEKSNRIVEVLLSSIRPIDMMGGKILGTAITGVIQMTVWLSPLMILLGTNWFTLPENFELQLDGMMVVYFLFNFFIALVTFLALFAAVGAMFDNDQDAQNGMWPVMMLIMIPFFIALGMQGNPGNELARIASMLPFASFIVMPARASVIDVPAWQFILSNVVGLGTLLLMFPLSAKIYRTGILMTGKKPTWGEIVKWLKYKN; this is encoded by the coding sequence ATGAAAGGTATGAAAGCAATATTGCGCAGGGAACTGCGGGAAAAGCTCTTGTCAAAGAGTTTCATTACCATGACTCTCCTTATACCGCTTTTTATATTCGGCATTATGGCGCTTCAAACCTATATCATGACGTATGAAGATGATAAAAATGTTGTGCTCATTCTTGCCTCCGAATCTGATCAGCTCCTGCAGGAACTAAAAAAGGAATTTTCAGAACAGGAATATGTAAAAAACGGTTTTTATCTTCTCAGGTATGAACATCTGAACGGTATCACCAAGGATGAATCTCTCGAAAAGTTTAAAAAAGATATAACAAAAGAGGTAGTAACAGGGTATTTTTACCTGCCTGAGAAAGCACTTAGTGATAAATCAATAACGTATTACTCATTGAATCCTAATAACAGAACGATTTTTTCGAAAGTACGGGATCAGATAAATAAGGTGCTGATGGATATGTACTTCAGGGATAAGCAGCTTTCGGAAGAGGAATTATTCTTTGCTAAGAAATGGGTTGATATTAAAGGCATGAGGGTTGGACTTGATGAAAGCATCGAGGAGGAAAGCTACGGAAATTCAGTTGTTGCATTCCTTTTTTCGTTCCTTTTATATATGAGCCTGCTCATGAGCGGTACGATCATGATGAAATCAGTGCTTGAAGAAAAAAGCAACCGTATAGTTGAAGTACTTCTTTCATCAATCAGACCGATAGACATGATGGGAGGGAAAATTCTGGGTACAGCTATCACAGGTGTAATCCAGATGACGGTATGGCTTTCGCCGCTGATGATTTTGCTCGGTACAAACTGGTTCACCCTGCCCGAAAATTTTGAGCTGCAGCTTGACGGTATGATGGTCGTCTATTTCCTTTTCAACTTTTTCATAGCATTGGTAACTTTTCTGGCATTATTTGCGGCAGTGGGCGCCATGTTTGATAATGATCAGGATGCCCAGAACGGGATGTGGCCGGTAATGATGCTAATTATGATTCCCTTTTTTATAGCTCTGGGAATGCAGGGGAATCCTGGCAATGAACTGGCGCGAATTGCATCAATGCTTCCGTTTGCCTCATTTATCGTAATGCCGGCCAGAGCCAGCGTAATTGACGTACCTGCATGGCAGTTCATACTTTCCAATGTTGTAGGTCTGGGTACTTTGCTGCTGATGTTCCCTCTGTCTGCCAAAATCTACCGCACAGGTATCTTAATGACAGGTAAGAAACCAACCTGGGGAGAAATTGTCAAATGGCTCAAATATAAAAATTAA
- a CDS encoding YhcH/YjgK/YiaL family protein encodes MIADTITNSQIYYPIHFGFSTVFEFLNSNDVSCLEEGRYELDGEDVYLIVSFYKTRDLKPDGWEAHRKYIDIQLLLEGEENIYYRPVSSLEVAAEYDYEKDYIKLKGEGSVLPLTPGNFMIFFPGDGHQPGIKTGSDAMHVKKFVFKVKV; translated from the coding sequence ATGATAGCAGATACGATTACAAATTCACAAATATATTATCCTATACACTTTGGTTTCAGCACAGTGTTCGAATTCCTTAACAGCAATGATGTCTCCTGCCTTGAAGAGGGGAGATACGAACTGGATGGGGAAGATGTTTATCTGATTGTCTCTTTTTATAAAACAAGAGATTTAAAGCCTGACGGCTGGGAGGCCCACCGAAAATATATTGACATTCAGCTTCTTCTTGAAGGAGAAGAGAATATATACTATAGACCCGTTTCATCGCTTGAAGTGGCTGCGGAATATGATTATGAGAAAGATTATATAAAGCTTAAAGGGGAGGGGAGTGTTCTGCCTCTCACACCAGGAAATTTTATGATTTTTTTCCCTGGTGACGGCCATCAGCCGGGCATTAAAACCGGCAGCGATGCAATGCATGTAAAGAAATTTGTATTTAAGGTGAAGGTTTAA
- a CDS encoding M14 family metallopeptidase, whose protein sequence is MVKNHVTPCEKSGLKKTASYNETITYYKNLCKHNPSLTLSYFGKSESGVRLPVVTLTDSSVNEKFVVLIQNCIHPGEPEGNDATMMLVRELLASENSSELLRRLKIVIIPILNVDGHKRTGKYNRINQKGPLFQGWRTNARNLNLNRDYLKADSEEIKSFLKLITQLKPDIFVDNHTTNGLDYQYHITYSIEKEPVLSEVLSGFAHQSFLPYIQQRLTAAGFKHTHYIELAGRELEDGLQRIAGMPRFSTGYMAIRNRIGLLVETHSLKPFDNRVASTLEINRAVIDFISENSHVIKKLNTLSEQKEEEKLINKKEEFAVDWIPSEQSVAESFASVMHTSALSDITGSEVKRYTAQPAEVMVPVYKEEKIISEIRLPEYYLIPAAFREIHFLLKLHGFVAKKMPLKNRVITRFRITSYAFETKPYEGRFRLSDFTCLPEEKQWYEQGEYLAYSTKQNNPRILGFLLDPRSPDSLFQWGFFNGIFERKEYAEDFVFEPIAKKMLKQNPLLREEFLQLLEIEEFRNNPSERLDFFYKNSPYFDKREGIYPVFFL, encoded by the coding sequence TTGGTTAAAAATCACGTCACCCCCTGCGAGAAATCAGGACTCAAAAAAACTGCAAGTTATAATGAGACGATTACTTATTATAAAAATCTGTGTAAACACAATCCCTCTCTCACACTTTCATATTTCGGAAAATCTGAAAGCGGAGTCAGGCTTCCGGTAGTGACACTGACGGATAGCAGTGTAAACGAAAAATTTGTGGTACTGATCCAGAATTGTATTCATCCTGGTGAGCCTGAGGGGAATGATGCAACCATGATGCTTGTAAGAGAATTGCTTGCTTCCGAAAACAGTTCAGAATTGCTCCGCCGCTTAAAAATCGTTATTATCCCGATTCTGAATGTGGACGGGCATAAAAGGACTGGCAAATATAACCGTATTAATCAAAAGGGACCTCTTTTTCAGGGATGGCGCACAAACGCCAGGAATCTTAATCTGAACAGGGATTATCTTAAGGCTGATTCTGAAGAGATTAAATCGTTCTTAAAATTGATTACACAGCTCAAGCCGGATATTTTTGTTGATAATCATACAACAAACGGGCTTGATTATCAGTATCACATTACCTATTCCATCGAAAAGGAACCAGTCTTATCTGAGGTATTATCCGGGTTTGCTCATCAGTCGTTTCTGCCATATATTCAGCAGCGATTAACAGCAGCGGGATTTAAGCATACTCATTATATCGAACTTGCCGGACGGGAACTTGAAGATGGCCTTCAGCGGATAGCCGGTATGCCCCGCTTTTCAACGGGATATATGGCAATTAGAAACAGGATTGGCTTGCTGGTTGAAACTCATTCACTGAAACCGTTTGATAACCGGGTTGCATCTACTCTCGAAATTAACAGAGCTGTTATTGATTTCATTTCGGAAAACAGCCATGTGATAAAAAAACTGAATACACTGTCCGAACAGAAGGAAGAAGAAAAGTTAATCAATAAAAAAGAGGAATTTGCTGTTGATTGGATACCTTCAGAACAGAGTGTTGCAGAGTCTTTTGCATCAGTTATGCATACTTCCGCACTGAGTGATATTACAGGATCGGAAGTGAAAAGATATACCGCTCAGCCGGCTGAAGTTATGGTTCCTGTATATAAGGAAGAAAAAATAATAAGCGAAATACGGCTGCCTGAGTATTATCTGATTCCTGCTGCTTTCCGCGAGATTCATTTTCTTCTGAAACTCCACGGATTTGTGGCAAAAAAAATGCCGCTGAAAAACAGGGTGATTACAAGATTCAGAATTACTTCTTATGCATTCGAAACCAAGCCGTATGAGGGCAGATTCCGCCTGTCCGATTTTACCTGTTTACCTGAAGAGAAGCAGTGGTATGAACAGGGAGAATATCTTGCATACAGTACGAAACAGAATAATCCGCGAATTCTTGGTTTTCTTCTTGATCCCCGTTCGCCGGACTCTCTTTTTCAGTGGGGATTCTTCAACGGTATTTTCGAAAGAAAAGAATACGCGGAGGATTTTGTTTTTGAACCCATTGCCAAAAAAATGCTCAAACAGAATCCGCTTTTGAGGGAAGAATTCCTCCAGCTTCTGGAGATTGAAGAATTTAGAAATAATCCTTCTGAACGGCTTGATTTTTTTTACAAGAATTCCCCATATTTTGATAAAAGAGAGGGGATTTATCCGGTTTTCTTTTTATAA